The proteins below come from a single Bremerella sp. JC817 genomic window:
- a CDS encoding c-type cytochrome domain-containing protein: MNSFKSLTTVAIAVLLAGQLVSTVLAAPNDEQKMQLQALKLDIRKTSNYLKRGMVTESVELVRDIQSRMEKLGTSGDAEVAAELQSLAESLAASHGFLEIEGYTLKPLGAPTPGAAPAMMANAPAGLGTPVPPAGAPTPLPTAFPSANLSFTKHIAPIIVARCGNCHVTGSRGGFGAPTFAALMKGPAEGVVIFPGDDIGSRFIETIESGDMPRGGGKVQPAELAALKTWIKEGAKFDGTDPNAPLSQSAPAPNPAEMVRLEVTEASGNEKVSFSMDVAGVLANRCVSCHSGNNPRGGLGMENFARFLRGGDSGAPFLPGKPQESMLVRLIKATGNERMPRNGAPLTADEIAKIETWIQEGGKFDGASAQDDSMQRTHQIALAKKATHDQLAAMRAESSQQKWDLGMPNVKSAKVDSPNFLAYGTMGEESLKEYVATADKAADKVRGLMKIPASTPIVKGKMTLYFFKQRYDYAEFGNMIERRDLPADWKGHYRYDVTDAYGSIQVPAEDGYDLDVLLGQLIASSHVASLGNGTVPEWFSDGVGRVIASRISKSDPRVVAWDNQLEGAFASMSKPDDFVKNRMSPEQNSVVSYAFLKAIMGRGNSFDALMNSLRQGQDFDASFQSAFGMDPSKLAAAWAMSGRR; this comes from the coding sequence GCAAGCGTTGAAGCTCGATATCCGCAAGACGTCGAACTACCTGAAGCGGGGCATGGTTACAGAATCGGTCGAACTCGTGCGTGACATTCAGTCGCGCATGGAAAAGCTGGGCACCTCGGGCGATGCCGAAGTAGCCGCGGAACTACAAAGCCTGGCCGAGTCGTTGGCGGCTTCACACGGCTTTCTGGAAATCGAAGGGTACACCCTCAAGCCACTCGGGGCTCCGACCCCAGGTGCCGCCCCAGCCATGATGGCCAATGCCCCGGCTGGCCTTGGCACCCCTGTCCCACCGGCTGGTGCTCCGACTCCGCTGCCAACCGCGTTCCCTTCTGCCAATCTTAGCTTCACCAAGCATATTGCTCCGATCATCGTCGCTCGCTGTGGCAACTGCCACGTGACTGGCAGCCGGGGCGGCTTTGGTGCTCCGACCTTCGCCGCCTTGATGAAGGGCCCGGCTGAAGGGGTCGTCATCTTCCCCGGCGACGACATTGGTAGCCGCTTCATCGAAACGATTGAATCTGGCGACATGCCTCGCGGTGGTGGCAAGGTTCAGCCCGCCGAACTGGCAGCGCTGAAGACCTGGATCAAGGAAGGTGCCAAGTTCGACGGCACCGACCCGAACGCTCCGCTGAGCCAGTCCGCCCCTGCACCGAACCCAGCCGAAATGGTTCGCCTGGAAGTGACCGAAGCTTCCGGCAATGAAAAGGTGAGCTTCAGTATGGACGTGGCCGGCGTACTGGCCAACCGTTGCGTTAGCTGCCATAGCGGGAACAACCCACGGGGTGGATTGGGCATGGAGAACTTCGCTCGCTTCCTTCGTGGTGGCGACAGCGGTGCTCCTTTCCTGCCGGGCAAACCTCAGGAAAGCATGCTGGTCCGCCTGATCAAAGCGACCGGCAACGAACGAATGCCACGCAACGGTGCGCCGCTGACTGCCGACGAGATCGCCAAGATTGAAACCTGGATTCAGGAAGGTGGCAAGTTCGACGGCGCTTCGGCCCAAGATGATTCGATGCAGCGAACGCATCAGATTGCCCTGGCAAAGAAAGCAACGCACGACCAACTCGCCGCTATGCGAGCCGAAAGCAGCCAGCAGAAGTGGGACCTCGGCATGCCGAATGTGAAGTCGGCCAAGGTCGATTCGCCCAACTTCCTGGCTTACGGCACGATGGGGGAAGAGTCGTTGAAGGAATATGTCGCTACCGCCGACAAGGCAGCCGATAAGGTTCGTGGCCTGATGAAGATTCCGGCCAGCACTCCGATCGTCAAGGGGAAGATGACCCTTTACTTCTTCAAGCAGCGTTACGACTACGCCGAGTTTGGCAACATGATCGAACGCCGCGACCTGCCAGCCGACTGGAAAGGTCACTACCGCTACGATGTGACCGACGCCTACGGTTCGATTCAGGTTCCGGCAGAAGATGGCTACGACTTGGATGTGCTGCTTGGCCAGCTCATCGCTTCGTCGCACGTGGCTTCCCTTGGTAATGGCACCGTGCCCGAATGGTTCTCCGATGGCGTTGGCCGGGTCATCGCTTCGCGGATCAGCAAGAGCGATCCGCGCGTAGTGGCGTGGGACAACCAGCTTGAAGGGGCGTTCGCTTCGATGAGCAAGCCGGACGACTTCGTGAAGAATCGCATGTCGCCGGAACAGAACTCGGTAGTCAGTTACGCCTTCCTGAAAGCGATCATGGGACGCGGCAATTCGTTCGACGCCTTGATGAACTCGCTTCGCCAGGGACAAGACTTTGATGCCTCTTTCCAGTCTGCCTTCGGCATGGATCCATCGAAGCTGGCGGCTGCCTGGGCGATGTCGGGTCGACGTTAA